The Lepeophtheirus salmonis chromosome 1, UVic_Lsal_1.4, whole genome shotgun sequence genome has a segment encoding these proteins:
- the LOC121127414 gene encoding LOW QUALITY PROTEIN: sphingosine kinase 1 (The sequence of the model RefSeq protein was modified relative to this genomic sequence to represent the inferred CDS: deleted 2 bases in 1 codon): MTEVDIEVQEEKYQFKSVAEFYLLLVHLKCSGSLVVMRQNHNNKKHECAQKTSHLHQSSLWNKKANSVFRNKLQPKLLSRSNVEIIYTEFAGHCLDHVKHLDLNEPIHIVTVSGDGLLFEVINGLYQRSDWKEGIANVWIGLIPCGTGNALSCSLARKRNAPYFEDFGLKTALKDVLHRRTQDLDLIEIELEKEEMKVLSFIGVTIGLIADVDIATEWIRCMGYLRAYLMVACRIVSPKLYKAKLSYLPLERDPTTGKPISVPCNSVIQMPPLNSITLPDEWHTETESYIMIYADNLPLLDPKTLLAPESDLNDGIIWLVIVREGMNRKQMLDWLLHTQAGNHVGKPGVDIIPVRAFIIEPIMPEGYLSIDGEKFKFGKVQGQICSGKAKLLIDD; the protein is encoded by the exons ATGACGGAGGTTGATATAGAGGTACAAGaggaaaaatatcaattcaaatcTGTGGCTGAGTTTTATTT ACTACTTGTTCACTTGAAGTGTAGTGGAAGTCTTGTTGTTATGAGACAG AaccacaacaacaaaaaacacgaATGTGCCCAAAAAACTTCTCATCTACATCAATCCTCACTCTGGAACAAAAAAGCCAACTCTGTTTTTCGCAATAAACTTCAACCCAAACTCCTTTCAAGGAGTAATGTGGAAATTATTTACACAGAGTTTGCTGGACATTGTTTAGATCATGTTAAACACTTGGATCTCAATGAGCCTATTCATATTGTTACAGTCTCAGGGGATGGACTATTATTTGAGGTCATCAATGGTCTATACCAAAGGTCGGATTGGAAGGAAGGGATTGCAAATGTGTGGATTGGATTGATTCCTTGTGGTACGGGGAATGCTTTGTCATGTTCCTTGGCAAGGAAGCGAAATGCTCCTTACTTTGAGGACTTTGGCTTAAAGACTGCCTTGAAGGATGTACTCCAT CGGAGAACGCAAGACTTGGATCTTATTGAAATTGAACTCGAAAAAGAGGAAATGAAGGTCCTTAGTTTCATTGGAGTGACAATAGGGCTCATTGCAGATGTGGATATAGCCACCGAGTGGATTAGATGTATGGGCTACTTACGCGCCTATCTCATG gTGGCATGCCGAATAGTAAGTCCAAAACTTTACAAAGCCAAACTTTCTTATCTTCCACTAGAGCGGGACCCCACGACGGGGAAGCCCATTTCAGTTCCTTGCAATTCTGTGATACAAATGCCCCCTTTGAACTCAATTACCCTACCCGATGAATGGCACACGGAAACCGAAAGCTATATCATGATATATGCAGATAATTTACCTCTCCTAGACCCTAAAAC ACTTCTTGCTCCAGAGAGCGATTTGAACGATGGAATCATCTGGTTAGTCATTGTCAGAGAGGGGATGAATCGAAAACAAATGTTGGACTGGCTCCTACATACTCAAGCGGGAAATCACGTTGGAAAACCGGGGGTGGATATAATTCCTGTAAGAGCTTTTATAATAGAGCCCATTATGCCAGAGGGGTATTTATCTATTGATGGAGAGAAGTTTAAGTTTGGAAAAGTACAAG GTCAAATTTGCTCAGGCAAAGCAAAGCTGTTAATAGATGACTGA